In a single window of the Nicotiana tomentosiformis chromosome 8, ASM39032v3, whole genome shotgun sequence genome:
- the LOC104088271 gene encoding uncharacterized protein: MLETQLCPSRVLSPFREESGDEELSVLPRHTKVIVTGNNRTKSVLLGLQGVVKKAVGLGGWHWLVLKNGVEVKLQRNALSVLEPPTGDEEDDDYDFDDSSSGSDIGEKESHHFATGVEYRKVSKPRVRYTRPTWALSGPAKTMNRGNCREVEPNYLQPRLNLAKLGTGSLWRYWRNFNLAHINPNPTKEQLLNAVQQHFSSQRVDEVQVVVEFIRAAKRLRSADTH; the protein is encoded by the exons ATGCTGGagactcaactatgtccttctcgGGTTTTATCGCCTTTCCGTGAAGAGAGTGGTGATGAGGAACTGTCTGTTCTCCCGAGACACACCAAAGTTATTGTGACTGGAAACAACAGAACCAAGAGTGTTTTGCTAGGGCTTCAGGGAGTCGTCAAAAAGGCTGTTGGGCTTGGTGGTTGGCATTGGCTG GTTTTGAAAAATGGGGTTGAAGTCAAGCTACAGAGAAATGCATTGAGTGTGCTAGAACCTCCCACGGgagatgaagaagatgatgattatgaCTTTGATGACTCAAGCAGTGGTTCAGATATTGGTGAAAAAGAAAGCCATCACTTTG CCACTGGTGTCGAGTACAGAAAAGTGAGCAAGCCTAGAGTTCGTTATACAAGGCCCACATGGGCCTTGTCTGGACCAGCAAAGACAATGAACCGTGGCAATTGCAGAGAAGTTGAACCTAACTATTTGCAACCG AGATTGAACTTGGCAAAACTAGGAACTGGTTCACTATGGAGATACTGGCGGAACTTCAACCTT GCACATATTAACCCTAACCCGACAAAGGAACAACTGCTTAATGCTGTGCAGCAGCACTTCTCATCGCAG CGAGTTGATGAGGTACAAGTGGTGGTGGAATTTATCCGTGCGGCCAAGAGATTAAGATCAGCTGACACCCATTGA
- the LOC104088270 gene encoding probable E3 ubiquitin-protein ligase RHB1A, with protein sequence MGNCCCCCASKGVELNGSPSFCRYPTVPEEREPLSSHHVTAAALSTALLVDTNLDTSSPDTYRPPPMPMPYETYVGRPRTPPGNQDGIKNEAAVQETSTETGVALNTADAVEAAEKDNKESEGIVQADVQLAASKEVEDELEESEELKKSNILVFLPPQEECPICLEEYDAENPKMSTKCEHHFHLSCILEWMERSDTCPVCDQETVFNPAIDG encoded by the exons ATGGGTAATTGCTGCTGTTGTTGTGCTTCGAAAGGAGTGGAATTGAATGGTTCACCTTCATTCTGTCGT TATCCCACAGTGCCGGAAGAGCGCGAGCCCTTGTCATCTCATCATGTCACTGCTGCAGCACTCTCCACTGCGCTTTTGGTTGATACAAATCTGGACACCTCAAGTCCTGACACTTATAGACCACCTCCAATGCCAATGCCTTATGAAACATATGTGGGTAGGCCCAGGACGCCACCAGGTAATCAAGATGGTATCAAGAACGAGGCAGCAGTTCAGGAAACAAGCACTGAAACTGGTGTTGCGCTGAACACAGCAGATGCTGTCGAAGCTGCAGAGAAGGATAATAAGGAGTCTGAAGGCATCGTGCAAGCAGACGTCCAGCTTGCTGCTTCAAAGGAAGTGGAAGATGAACTCGAGGAGTCCGAGGAACTCAAAAAATCCAATATCCTTGTATTCTTACCCCCACAAGAAGAGTGTCCCATCTGTCTTGAAG AATATGATGCTGAGAAtccaaaaatgagcacaaaatgTGAGCATCATTTTCATCTTTCATGCATTCTTGAGTGGATGGAGAGAAGTGACACCTGCCCCGTTTGTGATCAG GAAACGGTTTTTAATCCTGCAATTGATGGATAA